TTTGACATCAGCGTTGCCGATACCATAGTGCTAGCAGGTAATGTCGGCCTAGAAAAAGCCATTGGTGCTGCGGGCTCTCAAGTCTCGGTGCCCTTTGTCGCTGGACGAGGAGACGCAACTGCAGAGATGACAGATGCCGAGTCGTTTGATGTGCTAGAGCCGGTCGCTGATGGCTTTAGAAACTGGCAAAAACAACACTACGCGGTATCACCAGAAGAGATGTTGCTGGATCGCGCTCAGTTACTCGGTCTAACTGCGCCAGAAATGACGGTGCTGGTCGGTGGTTTGCGTGTGCTAGGGGCCAACCACGGCGGTGAAGCTCATGGTGTGTTCACCGATAAAGTCGGCGTATTGAGCAACGACTTTTTTGTTAACTTGACCGATATGGCCTACAGCTGGGAGCCGAAAGGTCGCAACCTGTACCACATTAACGATCGAATCAGCGGCGAAACCAAATGGACGGCGACGCGCGTGGATCTCGTTTTTGGTTCCAACTCGATTCTCCGCGCTTACGCAGAAGTGTATGCGCAAGATGACAATCAAGACAAATTCATCGCTGATTTTGTTGCGGCTTGGAGCAAGGTGATGAACGCCGACCGATTCGATATCTAATCACAGTGACATCCACTTGATTCTGTCTAGGCCATTCATAGTAATGGCCTTTTTCTTTTCTGGCGTTTGTTTAATCGCGGTGGTGTGTGTATGTTGGTGTTATCAACGTCAGGTAAGGAAGCGCTATGACCACGTCCAAAGTAAAGCAAATGGAGCCATGTTCTCAGGCCGATGAGAAGCCCGGTCAACAGAAAAGCCTCACGATCCTTGCCGAGTTGATGCGTTTTGTGCGCCCCTATCGCTGGCGAGTGGCCGCGGCACTGGCTGCGTTGATTGTGACCGCGACCTTAACTTTGTCAGTTGGGCATGGGGTGAGGTTACTAATAGACCAAGGTTTCGCCAGTCAGTCACATCAACAGCTTGGCAGTGCTATTCAGTTTATTTTGTTGGTCACCTTGTTGATCTCCATCGGCACATACTTTCGCTTCTATTTGGTCTCTTCGGTCGGGGAGAGGGTCAGCGCTGACATTCGTCAGGCGGTGTTTAACCATGTCATCACCCTGCATCCTAGTTACTTTGAGACCAATGGCAGTGGCGAAATCATGTCGCGCCTGACCACGGATACCACACTGCTGCAAAGTATTATAGGCTCTTCCTTTTCGATGGCGATGCGCAGCGCGCTAATGTGTTTGGGCGCGACCATCATGTTGTTCGCCACCAATGTAAAATTGACCTTAATTGTGCTGGCAAGTGTGCCGTTTATCTTGGTGCCTATTCTCTACTACGGTCGTCGAGTTCGCGCCTTGTCTCGCGAGAGTCAAGATTCAATGGCCGACGTCGGCAGGTATGCTGGAGAAGCGATAGAGCAGGTAAAGACGGTTCAGAGCTACAGTCGTGAGCACCAAGAGCAGTCTATGTTCGCCCAGCAAGTGGAAAAAGCGTATCAAGTTGGCCTGCAGCGAGTGAAGCAGCGGGCGATCCTGATTTCTGGGGTGATTATTATAGTCTTCAGTGCGATTTCCGGCATGTTATGGGTGGGCGGAAGCGATGTGATCTCAGGGACCATTTCTGGTGGCGATCTCGGTGCGTTTGTGTTTTACGCGATTATCGTTGCCTCGTCATTGGCAACACTGTCAGAGGTGATGGGAGAGTTACAGCGCGCGGCCGGCGCGACAGAGCGTTTGATCGAATTGTTACAAGTCGAGAGCGACATCGTCACCTCAAACCCATCTGCGACTGAAGCCAGCGAGCTTTCGGCTCGACTCGAGTTTGCAGCTGTGTCGTTTTGCTACCCATCAAGACCGCAACAACCCGCGCTGGATCAACTCAGTCTCGCGCTAGAAGAGGGCAATACACTCGCCTTAGTCGGGCCGTCGGGAGCAGGGAAGAGTACCATTTTTGAACTGCTTCAGCGCTTTTACGACCCACAGCAAGGCGCCATCACCCTGAGTGGCACAGACATTCGCCAGCTCGATCCGCAACAATTGCGCAATAAGATGGCGTTGGTGCCTCAACAACCGGCCCTGTTCAGTCACGACGTTTTCTACAACATTCGTTATGGACGCCCTGAGGCGAGCGACCAAGAGGTGATCGAAGCGGCGAAAAAGGCCCATGCCCATGAGTTTATCGAGAATTTGCCACAAGGCTACCACAGTTTCTTAGGTGAGCGCGGCGTACGATTGTCTGGCGGGCAAAGGCAACGTATTGCGATTGCCCGGGCAATATTGAAAGACCCAGACATTTTATTGCTCGATGAAGCGACCAGCGCATTAGACAGCGAAAGTGAGCATCATGTCCAGCAAGCGCTGGTGGAGTTGATGCAGGGAAGAACGACCATCATTATTGCTCATCGGCTATCGACCATCCAGCACGCCGACCAAATAGCCGTGCTGGATAGGGGCAGGTTGGTCGATATCGGCGATCACAATAGCCTTCTCCAAAGCTGCGAGATCTATCAGCGTTTGGTTGAGTTGCAGTTTAAGCAGATGAACAGTGAAGATTGACAAGCGCTAATCTGGCTGATGCATTGACTCGTTTTTGCCCCAAAACGAGTTTGAATTTAGATAGCAGAAAACCACCATGAGATCATTTTTTGCCAAAGTTTGTATTAAACCACTGAGCTCGCTGTTAAAATAAATAATCTCTGTTCCAAGTACATTACTCCTAGTAAATCACATATATTTAACGAGTGTTTACGGTCTACTTTTACGTGAACACATCTTTGTAACTCAATTCCCATCAGTGTCTTGAAATTGTAGTGGAGAGACTTGCTGAAGCCAATATGGTGATCTATTTCCTTTCCCCACATTATTAAAATTTTTAATAGAAGGTATAAAACACCCTAAACGCTTAATTGCGTATATTGACCTCATTCATTCGGAGGTCACTATGATAAAACATCCTATTAAAGCCCTTAGCCTAGCCGTTGCACTTTCGTGTGCCTTGGCATCTCCAGTTACCTATGCCAATAGCCAAGCCACTCCCCTCACTCCTGTACAACAAGCTCTCCATGATGAGGCTTACAATTTAGGTCTCAGTGCCTATCTTTGGGGCTCAACTCTAGTAAGAATGGAGCAAATCAGCCGCCAATATACCGATTTGTCTGAGTCTCAGGCCGATACGAGTTATCGAGGTCCATTAAATGAGTTTGGTCATGCACGACGTTTGAGTACCCCAGCGGATACCGATATGCCCACCGCTAGCCGCGATACACTCTACTCAAGTGCGATACTTGATGTTAGCCAAGAGCCTATTGTTCTTGAAGTGCCTGAAGTTACCGATCGCTACTACGTCATTAATATGTTCGATATGTGGCACAACTTATTTCAGTACGTAGGAACACGCGAGACAGGGAGTTTAGACAAGCAATTCTTAATTGTGCCTCCAGGTTGGAAAGCAACTCAGGAGATCCCACGTGAACTCAACGTAATCGAAGCACCAACCTCAAAAGTATGGCTTTGGGGACGTACTCAGGTCATGGACGAACAAGACTACGCCAATGCACATGCCGTGCAAGACCAATATAAGATAACCCCCCTAAGTGAATATATAGGCGGTCAGCCTAGTAAAGTGACCGCTGTATTATCACCTCGTCCAGGACAAGAAAATGATCCATTACGCTTTTACGTCGAGTTAGGTGCTTACCTAGCAGACAACCCTGTCGACGAAAGACAAAAAGCGATGCTCGGTCAGTTCTCGAAAATAGGCCTAACCGAAAATGGATTCGATGCCAGCAAGCTATCTGATTCAACCAAAAAAGCACTGATAGATGCGATTGCAGAAGGTGAAAAGATTGTCATGGCTCAACAAGCGAATCCAGCCAACTTAGAGATGAAAGATGGTTGGGTTTATACCTTTGCGTTAGATGCGTTTGGTGATGACAACGCAATGCGTTCGCTGATTGCACATCCATATCTAGGTGGTCAAGGTCCTAAGGAAGCAATTTATCCAATGGCTGCTATTGACGTCAAAGGCAACCCGCTGACTGGGGCGAATGACTACGTGATGACTTTTGAGCAAGAGCCTCCAGTCGGAGCGTTCTGGTCGGTCACTGTCTATGACGCGCAAAGCAAGATGCTAGTCGATAACCCTATTGACCGATACGCGATAAGCAACCTTTCTGACCTAACCAAAAATGCCGATGGGTCTTTCTCATTGCACTTATCGACAAAAGAACCGCACAACAAAACCCAAATAAATAACTGGTTACCAACACCAGAAGGTCGCTTCTATGTGCTAACTCGCCTGTACATACCAGGTAAAGAGATCCTCAACATGGATTGGACCGTTCCTGGTCTAAAAGCGAAATAATCATTCCATTAGCATACCAGCACAGGCTCTGTGCTGGTTCTTTCTATAAGGTTTTCCATGAAGAAACGTTTATTATTTATTGCCAGTACAGCCTGTGTATTCGGCGCAAGTACTGTGCACGCCGCAGACAATGAAGTACAAGACATGTCTGACCCATTGGCCATCTATACACAAGTTGGTGGGGGCGTAACCAACAAAGGTCTAAACCTAAAGGTAGGCAAAACGTACGACACAGGGAAAGAGAATGTGGCGGGTATGAATGTCTTGGAAGTGAAAGGCATCGCCGGTGATACCTTAGGTTGGCATGATGATCCTCAACTGACAAATGATAGTGTCGACTCATTTCGCATTCGAAACTTTACTGCCAACTTGAAAAATGGTCGCGGTGCTCAGATAGACTTGAACTACGACCTCAATAAGGAGTTTGGCTCCGCCTCTTACAGTTTCATTCAGGCGTTACCTAAATTAGGACCGCTTCAATTATTTCCTCTCGCTGGGGCTGGGGTTGCATTTGGTAATAATGTGATCGGTGATGACGGTCATGCCGTCAGTGGCTATTCAGTGCCGGGCACCTTTGCTCTCGTCGGAACGTACACCAAATTGGAGCTGACCGACCATGTTTGGCTCAACTATAACCCAATGTATATGGCGACATTATCTGGTTCAGACACTTATAAACATTACGGTTTAGAAGCAAACGATAGTGTCCTAACTCATGAGTTTGCGATTTCTTACCAGATCATTCCTCGCTTCAACGTGCGGTACTTTGCCAATTGGACTGAAAACACCCGTTTCTCAGATGGTGACCACCGTATTGAGTTCAACTATCAGCTCTAATCATTGAGCAGACACAACCTAAGCATACGTGCAAGGACGCACCATTTTAGAGGTCTTGACCATGAAAATACATCCAACTGCCCTCGAGTATCAGGCGTATCCAAGTGTCTACCCACTCCTAGAGTCCGTCATTTTTATGTGGTTTGTCATTATTGTTACCGTTGGAATCGCCGTCTGGGTACTAGCGAAACTGTGGCATGTTCATTCTATTCCCAAGCACTTAGCAAAAGAACGCGGCTTGGCCCAAGCAAAGCTAGTCTTTTGGCTCTGTTTGCTCGGATTAGTGTACAAACCGCTCTGGATCCTTGCCGTCATTGCCATCGTGACTGATTGGGACAAGGTTCAAAACTGGATAAGAGGTACTCGCTAATGAAAGAAATAATGTTGCCCTATCTTCTTGTTGTATGGTTACTGTTCAAATTCAAAGTGTTGAAACCAACACCTAGAAACTACTTTATCACCACTACAATTGGCATATTGCTCGCGTTAGCACTATTTTTGGGCCATAGATTTTACTCCCCCGTAGACTTAACAAACTCGACTACCGTTAAGGCTCCTCATGCGGTTTTATCTCCTGCTTTTGGTCAGCATATGGACAAAATTTATGTCCAACACAACCAAGAAGTGAAAAAAGGGGAAGTGCTTTATAGCCTCAAAGACGACAAAATATCTGCTGCTATTATCGAAGTAGAATCGGGACTCAACGAAATCACTCGTACCATTGAAGCAAAGCAGGTCCAACTGTCGCAGGCCAAACGGGATTTAAATAGAAACCAGTCTATGGGAAATCATGTCAGCATTAAGGATTTAGAAAATGCACAAGATATGGTTGAAGTCCTCAATGCGGAAATGAAAGTGCTTCAAGCAAAGTACGATGGATTAGTAGCGAAACGCGGCAGTCTTGAGTTTGACCTCTCCCGTTTAACGGTGCAGGCTCCTTTTGATGGTATGGTGACTCATATATATGTTGCGAACGGCACTCGAGTTGGCTCTTTACATCTATGGGATACCAACAAAAAATTCGTTGAGATGAGGATTCCTGACCAAGCATTTGGCAATATCGAGCCGGGTCAATTTAGTGAGTTTTATGTCGATGCTTTTCCAGGACAGATCTTTCGTAGTCGCGTACACAGCGTGGTCAAAGCAACAGGTGAAGCACAAGGGAATCTTCTACCAAGAGAGCAAGCCGTCTCTAACCACATACAGCGAGGAGCGGCTCCGGTTGGACGAACCGTTATCTTGGAGATGGATACTGATACCATGGCTATGGTTCCGATTGGTGCCACGGGCTCCGCTTGGATCAGTGCGAAAAAACCACATCCCTTGCTTGGTTTCATCGACATCATTGGCGGGGCAACATTACGTTTGACGTCTGCGAAGTCATTTTTGTCAGCGCTCTAAACATTATTGCCTAAAGAAAAGGTCCATTATGGACCTTTTTTTGTGCTCACTCAAAAGCCACTGCATCATGAAGTGGCCATCGTTAAGAAAGTGAAGAGAAGCACTTAGTATTTATAATCGAGGGTGATGCCTAAAAAGTGATTGCTGTTATTGTAACGACCTTGCATTGCCCCGTTTTGAATCTCTGGGGAACCATAATCTGCGTAGCTATAGTAGAGGCTCAAATTCGTTGACCTGTTCCATTGATAGCGACCTCCAAGGCTGTATTTAATTTGCTTGTCGACCGGCAAATCTGGTGATTGAAGAGAGGCTTGATCTAACGGAGACTCAACATACCCAAATCCCACATCCATCGTGAATTTATCATTGACCGCTATTTTGCTTCCAATCGAGGCAAACCACACGTCGTCAAAACCTCGTTTCTTAGTGACATCCATATCCTTGACGTAAATGGCCGTCACATCATTCGCACTCCAAAACTCTTTACCAATACTCCAAACGAATGCTATGGGGTGGTTAAGTTGATGATAACCTGAGACTTCTAACTTTGCCGCATTAACCAAATCCACGCGAGTATCCAGTTGCCGGTTAAACAGGGTAAGCTCCCCCTCTAGATCGTGTTCCATCTTTGAACGGTAAGTTACGCCAAATCTATGATGCTCTGAATGCAAATAAGTCGCACCGAAATTGTACCCGAAGGCGTAAGATGTTGACTCTAAAGTGGCTCGTTCAGAGAGGAATCGTTGCTCAAATGTTGCTCGATCAATTTGAAAACCCGCTCCAAGGGTTAACCGCTCATTCAATTTATAACTCAAGGAGGGGTTAAACTGCATGACGCTAAGTTGAAGGTCATTCAATCCGAGCTTTCCCGCATAATCAGTGCCGTAGTCCAAACCACTACCGCCAGTGGCAACTAGCGACACTCCAACATGGTAATGGTCATTAATTGGAGATACAGCATAAAGTGAACCATAAGGCTGAACCCCGCCGGCATTGGCACTGCTCAGACGAGAATCCCGCTCATCTTGATATTCAATACTAAGCGCCATTGTTGCCATATTGACCGCTATATGCGTTTGATCCAAATACGCCATCGCAGCAGGGTTTGAATAGGCCACTGACGCGTCTTCCGCCAATACAGCTGACCCCGCGCCTGCGGTGCCTACATTCAACTGACTCATTTCTGAAACTAAAGTCGCAGCAGCATAGCTGTGACAACTGAATATCGCTAAGGTCAAAGCGCTCAATTTGGGTTGGATAAGTGACATTTGCACTCCGGTATTATAGAAACTAAGAAAAACGCCTCCATTTAGTAGGAGGCGCGTGCTAGCAATGACTGATTACAATTTATAGACTTGCGGCATGGCGTATTCGTTATCGAGTACCGCTTGCGTTGGTTCATACAGACGAATGTGTAAATAAAAGTCATCTTTTGGTGCAGGAAGCCAGTTACACGTGTCGTCTGAAGGTTTCTCGAATTGGATGCAAATTGGCAAAGTTCCATTTGCCGCATACTTCAGTTCTTCTTTACGATTCGTTGAGATCGAGTAACGATCAATCTCATTGTCGACCATAAACAAGTTTTCAGCGTCATACATGGTTAGAGACCAAAAAGCGTTGGCTGGAGCATCGGCAGGCATCGTCATCTTGTATTTGTTCTCGCCACTTAATTGCACACCGTCGCTATCGGTATAGCGATTCGGGTAAAGAGCACGCTCAGGAACGTTGAGACCCGCGGCACGTAAGTTAATGCTTGCACGACTGAGGTAATCGTTGCCGTAAAGTCCCCCCTCAAACATCATTGACCAGCCGTTATTTGTCGTCCCAACACTGCGACCTGCATAGTGAATAATGGATTTAGCGGACTCAAGAGCTCTAATCAAACCGCGTTTTTGGTCTTCTGATAGAGCATCGGCATCAAAAGGGGCTTCACCACCGATACCGATATACTTAAACTGCTCCACCATGGATTGCGCTTCTGGCAATGGATTTTTACGCAACTCTCGGTCAATCATTGCATACCAAGCCAAACCTTCAGGAGTGGTCATCGGAGGAATTCGACCTTTGGCCTTAGTGAGTTTCATCGGCCCATGAGCTTTTCCTAGTTCGTCGATTGGATAACTGATGAAACGGTCGTGAACGTCGAGTGCAGCATCTTGATCCTTAGGACCGAATACGCCAGTTCGATGAATCAACCAGACCATTGGCGTTCGAGATCGTACAACGTGGTCAATCTCTGGTGGAATCTCACCCTGCCAATCTGCCTTCACCAATAAAACTTTGCTGCCTTCACTGCCAGTATTGCCTTCATAAAGGTCGGTGATAGAGTCTGAGTATGCATCTAACAGTTGAACAATGTAGTAGCGGTTTACTGTAGGTGGAATTTCAATCACCATTGGACCCGCTACGTCCAAGTCATAATGAGCTTGTGAGTACATAGTGTCGTTGTTGACGGTAGGGACAATGCGATCTTGCGGGCCAGACAACTGGCGGGTTTTCCCCATCTCATTGAGTGGAGCCATTGCATTGTCCATTGGCACAGAAACGGAGGTCGAAGTTTCTCTCACTGCTGCCACAGTCAACGGGCCTGCACCATATATAAAGGCTTGCAGGCCTAAGTTATAGGCGAGTTCTTCTTCAGGTGAGATGCGGGTTTCTGCCTGCGTAGGCAAACAGATAGAAGATAATAACGATAGTGTGAGTAACGATTTTTTCATGGCTAACCCTTCGTACATTGTTAAGATATGCAGACAAGGATAAAGCCCTTTGGCGTGCCAAAGAATCGAAGCGTTTTTATATCAATTATTAAAAATTTTAATAATCATCAAATATGTCTTTGCACTGGTCGAAAAGCCATTTGGTTAATGGGTTGGCGCGATTTCTTTGGTGGGTAAACTGAGCCACTTCACGATAACGTGCTTCATCGGTAAGCTCTGGCGGTAATGAAATAAATCTGAATCGACCTTTTAATCTTTCCATGTTGTATTTGGAAACGATACCGACGTAATCCGTTGTCTCAACCAATGACATCATCATGCTGAGATCGCTAGTGCGCACATTAATGTGCTTCATCAAACCCAGCTTTTTGATCATTTTTTCACTTCGAGAAGACTCAGTTTCACCATGAATTAAGTTGATACAAAGTGGGTACCTCAGCAAATCTTTTAAAGACTCGCCTTGTATAGGGTGATCAGGTCTCACGATTACCATAAACTCATCGACACCAATATCTCTTTGCATGATGTTTTTGTTGCTTTCCATCGGCAAGTAAGAGAAACCCCAACAGTTGGTTCTCAGTTCAATATCTCGCAATGCGTCAAAGCCCCACTGGTAACAATCTACTGTCACATTGGGAGCCAAGGAGGTTAATTTTTCAATAACTGGTACACCAAGAGTCGTCATTAGTTGAGGTGAAAAAATAAAGGTGTACTCACCACTAAGTGTCGTTATATCCCACGTACTATCATCAACATACAGCGCATCCATCTGATCCAATAATGCCGGCAACGTCCCTAAGATATCGAGACATCTAGACGTGGGTTCGAGCTTATTTTTATTGCGGATGAATAGTGGGTCATTGAACTGCTCTCGCAGTTTCTTGAGCATCACACTAATGGAAGGCTGACTTACGTGTAAACGTTTGGCTGCTGTAATAGTTTGCTGTTCTTCGCTAAGTACTAATAGTAGACGTAGTAGGTTGAGATCTTTGGTCATATCGTAGCTTAGTCCCTCTGGGTATAAGTGGTTAATCTATCATTTTTGGCTGTGGGACTGAGTTATACCATCAATAGAAACGTAAATAACGTGATATACGTTGTTAATGTCACCCCCAAAAATTTCCGTATTGGAATTTTAAATGCTAAAGGTTAGTGATATATACTTTATTAAAGCGATAACGCTGTTCCTCTAACTCATTTATGTCCAAATATGCTTTAGGACACTTAGGTTTGCCCAATCGCCGTAGAGCCAAATACAAAGAAGCCACTCAATCGAGTGGCTTCTTTGGCTTCAAGCGTATGTTTAAGCGTTCTGCTTTTGCATTTCTGCTTGTTGCTCTTCTTCTTCAACCAGAGCATCAACAATCACGGCACATGCGGCGTCACCTGTGATGTTTAGCGCGGTACGAATCATATCGAAGATACGGTCAAGAGCGAACAGAAGTGGTAGACCTTCGATTGGAATACCCGCTGCCAGCAGTACTGCAACTACTAGGAAAGACGGGCCAGGAACACCGGCTTGACCTACCGCACCCAGTGTTGAGGTAACGATGATGGCGATGTAAGCGCCCATGCCTAGGTCGATGTTGAATAGCTGGGCAAAGAAGATAGCGACCAAACCGTAGTAGATCGCGTTACCAGACATGTTGATGGTTGCGCCCAGAGGTAGAACAAACGATGCGGTTGAGTTTTTAACGCCCAAATCGTGTTCAACGGTATCCATAGTGACAGGTAGAGTCGCCATCGATGACGCGGTTGAAAGAGCAACCGCCTGAGGCTTTTTCATTGCGGTTAGGAACTTCTTCGCAGAGGTCTTAGTGAAAACGTGAACCATCAGCGGGTAAACAACGAAGCCGAAGATAAGGATCGCAGCAACGTAAACAACAAACAGTTTGAACACCACCATGAGTGCACCAAAACCGAAGGTGCCGACTGCTTCTGCCATCAGGCCAAATACACCGATTGGCGCAATAATCATAACCTTGTTGATCATCCAAACCATGGCATCAACAATGCAGTTCACCCCATTCATGATAGGCTCGCGACGCTCTTTGGCTTGCTTTGAAATCGCAATACCGAAGAACATACAGAACACTAGGATTTGTAGGATGTTAGCTTCATTCAGTGATTGGAAAACGTTGGTTGGGATCATACCAGTGATGGTTGCCCAGAAAGTTGGAAGTTCACCTTTTGAAGCGTATTCTGCAGAGAACATGCCTTCAACGCCTGAGACGTCGATGCCCATGCCTGGTTTAAATACTTCACCCATAAACAGCGCAAGTGCAACCGCAAGGGCAGAGGTTAGGCCGAAATAGCCAAGCGTTGTTAGACCAACCTTACCTGCTGATTGGCTATTGCCTAAGCCCGCAGCACCGGAGATCAGTGCGACTGCGACCAAAGGGATCACCAGCATTTTGATCAGGTTAATAAAGATGGCACCCAGTGGAGCGAACATAGTGGCTTCGTTGCCCATCATGGCACCAACGGCAGTACCGACGATCATCGCAATGACGACTTGAACGCCAATGTTGCTTAGTAAATTCTTTTCTTTTAACACTTCCATAACCTCTGTGCTAACTAAATTTAAATTCCTAGAATTACAAACCATCAAAAAGATCTGCAATGGATGATAATTCTGTCTAGCTTTGTACACGTAATTTTTACAATTGGCAATATACAGCCGGTAGGAATGGGGTTATTAATCGCGCTTTTATTGACGAGTGCTAATTTTTTGTCCATTAGCAAACGTTTGCCATTGAGCTAGGTAATGAATTAGCGCTGTCTAATTAACTATTTTCGTGCTAGCGATGAGGTGAGCTTTTCGATCGGATGTTAAAAAAAAGATCAGCTTCTTTAGTTGAATAAGAAGCTGATCTCATAGAAGTGCAGATGGCCAAAAACTTACTTGTGAGTGGCCGCCTTCATCGAAGATACAAAATTTTCCAGTTGATTTAACATTTGTGTTGGGTTGTCTAGGTTCTGTTCAATGATTTTAACCACAGCAGAGCCCGAAATCGCGCCAGCAGCACCTGATGCCAAAGCCTGTTTCACTTGCTCTGGTTGAGAGATACCAAAGCCAAGTAGCGCGGGAGGTGCATCAAACTGAGACAGTTTGTCGAGCATATCACCGACAGGCATGTTGGCTTTAGTCTCAGCGCCTGTAACTCCGGAACGCGACAGTAAATAGGTGTAGCCTTTGCCAAGTTGCGCTACTTGCTTCAATGTCTCGTCGCTCGCGGTTGGCGGCGCGATAAAAATGGGCTCTATCGCATACTTCTCGGCAGCCGCAACGAACTCGGCACTTTCATTGGTCGGAACATCGGCAATAAGCACAGAGTCGATTCCCGCTTCCGCGCAGCGTTGATAGAAGG
The sequence above is drawn from the Vibrio sinaloensis genome and encodes:
- a CDS encoding ABC transporter ATP-binding protein/permease, coding for MEPCSQADEKPGQQKSLTILAELMRFVRPYRWRVAAALAALIVTATLTLSVGHGVRLLIDQGFASQSHQQLGSAIQFILLVTLLISIGTYFRFYLVSSVGERVSADIRQAVFNHVITLHPSYFETNGSGEIMSRLTTDTTLLQSIIGSSFSMAMRSALMCLGATIMLFATNVKLTLIVLASVPFILVPILYYGRRVRALSRESQDSMADVGRYAGEAIEQVKTVQSYSREHQEQSMFAQQVEKAYQVGLQRVKQRAILISGVIIIVFSAISGMLWVGGSDVISGTISGGDLGAFVFYAIIVASSLATLSEVMGELQRAAGATERLIELLQVESDIVTSNPSATEASELSARLEFAAVSFCYPSRPQQPALDQLSLALEEGNTLALVGPSGAGKSTIFELLQRFYDPQQGAITLSGTDIRQLDPQQLRNKMALVPQQPALFSHDVFYNIRYGRPEASDQEVIEAAKKAHAHEFIENLPQGYHSFLGERGVRLSGGQRQRIAIARAILKDPDILLLDEATSALDSESEHHVQQALVELMQGRTTIIIAHRLSTIQHADQIAVLDRGRLVDIGDHNSLLQSCEIYQRLVELQFKQMNSED
- a CDS encoding DUF1254 domain-containing protein; this translates as MIKHPIKALSLAVALSCALASPVTYANSQATPLTPVQQALHDEAYNLGLSAYLWGSTLVRMEQISRQYTDLSESQADTSYRGPLNEFGHARRLSTPADTDMPTASRDTLYSSAILDVSQEPIVLEVPEVTDRYYVINMFDMWHNLFQYVGTRETGSLDKQFLIVPPGWKATQEIPRELNVIEAPTSKVWLWGRTQVMDEQDYANAHAVQDQYKITPLSEYIGGQPSKVTAVLSPRPGQENDPLRFYVELGAYLADNPVDERQKAMLGQFSKIGLTENGFDASKLSDSTKKALIDAIAEGEKIVMAQQANPANLEMKDGWVYTFALDAFGDDNAMRSLIAHPYLGGQGPKEAIYPMAAIDVKGNPLTGANDYVMTFEQEPPVGAFWSVTVYDAQSKMLVDNPIDRYAISNLSDLTKNADGSFSLHLSTKEPHNKTQINNWLPTPEGRFYVLTRLYIPGKEILNMDWTVPGLKAK
- a CDS encoding Mg2+ and Co2+ transporter yields the protein MKIHPTALEYQAYPSVYPLLESVIFMWFVIIVTVGIAVWVLAKLWHVHSIPKHLAKERGLAQAKLVFWLCLLGLVYKPLWILAVIAIVTDWDKVQNWIRGTR
- a CDS encoding HlyD family secretion protein, translating into MKEIMLPYLLVVWLLFKFKVLKPTPRNYFITTTIGILLALALFLGHRFYSPVDLTNSTTVKAPHAVLSPAFGQHMDKIYVQHNQEVKKGEVLYSLKDDKISAAIIEVESGLNEITRTIEAKQVQLSQAKRDLNRNQSMGNHVSIKDLENAQDMVEVLNAEMKVLQAKYDGLVAKRGSLEFDLSRLTVQAPFDGMVTHIYVANGTRVGSLHLWDTNKKFVEMRIPDQAFGNIEPGQFSEFYVDAFPGQIFRSRVHSVVKATGEAQGNLLPREQAVSNHIQRGAAPVGRTVILEMDTDTMAMVPIGATGSAWISAKKPHPLLGFIDIIGGATLRLTSAKSFLSAL
- a CDS encoding OmpP1/FadL family transporter; protein product: MSLIQPKLSALTLAIFSCHSYAAATLVSEMSQLNVGTAGAGSAVLAEDASVAYSNPAAMAYLDQTHIAVNMATMALSIEYQDERDSRLSSANAGGVQPYGSLYAVSPINDHYHVGVSLVATGGSGLDYGTDYAGKLGLNDLQLSVMQFNPSLSYKLNERLTLGAGFQIDRATFEQRFLSERATLESTSYAFGYNFGATYLHSEHHRFGVTYRSKMEHDLEGELTLFNRQLDTRVDLVNAAKLEVSGYHQLNHPIAFVWSIGKEFWSANDVTAIYVKDMDVTKKRGFDDVWFASIGSKIAVNDKFTMDVGFGYVESPLDQASLQSPDLPVDKQIKYSLGGRYQWNRSTNLSLYYSYADYGSPEIQNGAMQGRYNNSNHFLGITLDYKY
- a CDS encoding DUF1254 domain-containing protein encodes the protein MKKSLLTLSLLSSICLPTQAETRISPEEELAYNLGLQAFIYGAGPLTVAAVRETSTSVSVPMDNAMAPLNEMGKTRQLSGPQDRIVPTVNNDTMYSQAHYDLDVAGPMVIEIPPTVNRYYIVQLLDAYSDSITDLYEGNTGSEGSKVLLVKADWQGEIPPEIDHVVRSRTPMVWLIHRTGVFGPKDQDAALDVHDRFISYPIDELGKAHGPMKLTKAKGRIPPMTTPEGLAWYAMIDRELRKNPLPEAQSMVEQFKYIGIGGEAPFDADALSEDQKRGLIRALESAKSIIHYAGRSVGTTNNGWSMMFEGGLYGNDYLSRASINLRAAGLNVPERALYPNRYTDSDGVQLSGENKYKMTMPADAPANAFWSLTMYDAENLFMVDNEIDRYSISTNRKEELKYAANGTLPICIQFEKPSDDTCNWLPAPKDDFYLHIRLYEPTQAVLDNEYAMPQVYKL
- a CDS encoding LysR family transcriptional regulator; the protein is MTKDLNLLRLLLVLSEEQQTITAAKRLHVSQPSISVMLKKLREQFNDPLFIRNKNKLEPTSRCLDILGTLPALLDQMDALYVDDSTWDITTLSGEYTFIFSPQLMTTLGVPVIEKLTSLAPNVTVDCYQWGFDALRDIELRTNCWGFSYLPMESNKNIMQRDIGVDEFMVIVRPDHPIQGESLKDLLRYPLCINLIHGETESSRSEKMIKKLGLMKHINVRTSDLSMMMSLVETTDYVGIVSKYNMERLKGRFRFISLPPELTDEARYREVAQFTHQRNRANPLTKWLFDQCKDIFDDY